From Dioscorea cayenensis subsp. rotundata cultivar TDr96_F1 unplaced genomic scaffold, TDr96_F1_v2_PseudoChromosome.rev07_lg8_w22 25.fasta BLBR01001412.1, whole genome shotgun sequence:
TTTCACTTCTTTTATAGCTCGCTTACTCCTTGTTTACTTGTTTGTGAATTTGATCATCTCATTGCATTGCTTAGGCTAGATAACGAGGTACATAGTTACTACTAGTACTCcaattccctgtggattcgactacctgacctGTTATGTACTTTTATTAATATACGACCCGTGCATTTGCGAACACACAAAGGGTGTGGTAGAGGTCCAAGGTGTCTAAACTAAAACTTAGAGCACCTTGCACTTGAGGTGTGCCTTTAATAACAATAGTATGCAACAAGAATGTGTGATTGTGAGAAATCAAACATGTGCATCAAAAATATGGTGCTCAACGATAAGACCGACAAGATTCTAACTTCATATTGGTAGTGATAGCGTTTGTGAAGAAACCTTGGTGTGCTCAACTAAAGAAGATGGTAACTCCGAGAGATGATGCTCGAGAAGAAGTCGATGGCAATTGGGACTCCATTGATGCTTGGTTGAGGAAGAGAGCAAGGGTGGTTAGCAGTAGTTAATTGATGGTGCAACGCATGCTTAACCTTTTACAGAAAGGGAGAAAATGATGCAATCTCATGTAGCCATGCCGAGAAAGAAACCTTATAAATTGTGGTGAAGAAAGCATAGTCTTCATGAAAGAAATACCATATCATCCATTGGGATTAACAATATCTTTGGTTCAAGACTCCTTCCTCTATATATTTGCTTTGAATTCCTAtttaaagtataaaattttaacttctCACATCTCTAACCTCTAATCTTGGTTGGTATAGGGGATCAGACTTTTTCTTTCTAATTTCTCTATGGGCTTCTCCATCTTTCTTTGTTCTCTTTTGAGATCTCTTTCTGGGATCTTTCTATATAGGCTTTTGTCTCTTCTATAGGTATTTCTCTATCTGAAGAAAGTTTTTTCCTTTCGATAATGGGGTAGTCTATCCTGTTAAATCATAAAACTTCACTGATATGTTTCAGGCATGTTGGTAGTGGGCTAGTCTATAAGGTTAAAACATAAGAACTTCACGGAGATCTTTCAGACATGTTGATAGTGGGGTTTGAACAGTTTTTTGTTCACATCAGAATTTTTAACTGAAAATATATCCCCATATCCCCCAATGTATAGATATAtaacaagttttttattttttaatacattataGATAAGGTTCCCTATAGAATTTAATGATAAATCCCagcatattttcatttaaatggGTATAACTATGACAAGCATTATTCTAGCATTATTCTTTGGAAGAAGTACAACCTAGCTTCATATGCTGTATTTGGTCAAGGAACCGGTCTAGATAACCTTGTTTGCAATAACTTAGAATGGGCATTACTTTTTtcgcataatttaattaattacatgaatataattatttaataatatttcgAAAATTCATTAATCAGTGATAAACATCGATcaccaatttaaaaaaaagtataattttgATCACCATGTGTTTCTCTTTAATCAGTATTAGTCAAGTAAAACTTATGTCaatttgatataaaattttcacTCTAAAAcaacttcaaacttcaaatcCAAACTCATATCAATCCCATCAACCACCCACTGTTTACTTAGTAGTACTCATCAACTTTAGAAAGAACATTACTTGAAGTTCCATATATCACATCTCCAAGTATAGAAATAGcaataataaaatgattattgttgaaaaaaaaaaatagatttgtttatttacttttaagaTTAGAAATCTTCGTTTGTATGACAATAAGTATTCAGATACTCTGTCACTAAGCAGACATGCCATTTGAAAATGTGAATCATTCCTACACTAGCACTCTCTGAACATGATTTTATGCAGAAGAGTAAATAGAAATTCAATGGTTAATTGATAATGAAGAAtcagtaaaaatataaaactgcCATCTATAAGAAAGAAATCAATGGTATTCACATACCTTGGGTTTATCAAGCACTGTAAGCATTACAATGACTGGGCAGTGACACTGAAATACCATTTCCCAGAAATCATCAATAGTCTCTCGAAGTGGACCTTGAGTAGCAATAAATTGTGAAACCTTGTCCATGGAAGTGGTCTAAATTCAATAGGGATAGGCAGAAAATTGCTCATTAGTCAACTGAGCATGGCATTGAAAAGGCAAACTAACATTTTCTAGAAACATACATAAATGAGGCCTGTTTAAGAAGGTTATACCGTGATAAGGTTAGCATTGATATAGCCAGTCCCAAGAGATTTACTGTCCTTGGTTGAATTAAGGACAACTCTAGTACTGTCAACTAGAAGCAGCAACAAAAATGGGAAAGCTATCAGTGGCATTTCATTGACAGGATTAATGTACAGGAATAAGACCTGATGTCACTTACATGGCAAGATATCCATATATCGATTTTTGTTCAAATTGACTTCTTGAAAAGCAACACTGCACTTCTTCGAGACCTCATCCTCTCTTGACCTCATCCCCTGGACAAATAGGTCAGtgcattaatttcatgtaagAGTTATAGCTGCTTGCCAGAACTTTACATCTATAAGCACATGTCTGCTGCGTATCTATATGTCTACCTGTATGAAGTACAAACAGGATAAGGTCATTATCATTTCCAACAGACAAACCCCATTCATATAATGAAACAGAGCAACAAGAACAAAACTACAAATTTGTGAAGCTAACCAGCATACAAGACAATAATGCCCGTATCTTACTAGAAAaccaatttgataaaatttagcaataaaaaaaagaagaaaaaaaagcctATGGTTTCAGATTAAGAATATCATGCCGATCAAAGATCTACAAATGGCCCATCTTGATTGGCCaaacttttttttccttacaaACAGTTCATCTCAGTTCAGTCAAAAACGGATCCCGATTAGATTTGCATCTAGAAACCCTAGTTCATCCAAAGCGATGTCAAGCGGATAATGTGCGAAGATTTCAATCTAATAACATGCATATGATCAAACGCAGCATTATACAGTAAAAGATCAAATCTTGTGAATATATTCTCATTTGGAACACGATCAAATGCTTCGAAATCGCCATATGAAAGCCAACCGCAACAGGAGAAAAGCCAAAACCTATACTCCACTAATCAATTCACCATACACCAACTAACAAGCAAGACAAATCATCtataattacaaaagaaaacccATTCCATTCTCCAAACACAAGACTTTGCGTTCAAGGTTTTGATCCTGCGAAGCTACAGAAGCAACCAAACTACTCTATATGCACTAGAGCACAGGCTTGGATTCCAAAATGGAAGCCCTAGATAGTAACCAAGGAGGGAACAAGCGATGGAAAAAGAACCTCAAGAAAGTCAAACTCCTGGGAGATCTTGGCAGGAGACCGGAGCTTCTTCTTGAAGAAAGCTAGGGCTTCGGAGCAGTGCTTGATCTGATTGGGCGTGAGCCGGATCAAAGGAGGAGGATCAGACGATAGATGAGAAGGATTGAAGGCATCAGAAGAGGAGGAGCCTGAAGGGAGAGAGTTGAGAGCGGAGGACGAAGCTGCCATCGCCGGCGAGGGACGCCGACCACCGCGCGCGGCCGAGTTCCCCGTTTGTACCTCTCGGGAAAACCAAAGAAGCGACCAAGAACTCCGTCAACGCCAGACAAGAACCAAcaaatattcaattatttttattcaaggAAGTATGATTTTACACCAAACCCCCTATAGTGTTTTATAATTATAGAAGAGTCCCATAATCGGTAACTTTTGCATGGCACCCTTGTAGTATGCCAAATTTACAGATGGAACCATTTGCATCAAAAGTCCTTGTAACGGTTCATATGTGaaaataatgtttgtttttattcctCTTATAAATTAGcattatttgcttatatatactCTTTAGATCCagggaaattaattaaaaaaattataaaattgtattatatttttaagcataatttacaaaaacatattaataattacttatttttacaagGGCACACAAACAATTTTCTCAACTATCATGCCAACACTAGTTAAAAAAAcagtcaaaatattaaaatggccCATTTATTCTAcattttttgccttttttagtccctctaatataaaatccatcTTTTTTTGGGTCTCGTATTcgaacatttttattattttggtcccatgtgggctcctttctttccacccgccCTTTAATTGGGATAtgaccggttaaaaagcatggatcacaaatcaaattttaatatttcgtagacttcaagggatcgtgggttcatgacttccattaggggcaagcccctaacgttaattaccctggacattgtctcAAGAACCttcgattaagaaaataagtatgaataagaaaacaaattgtgacaaataaattttattcatttcaataaacatGAATCCATAAAACTATACTGAGAGTACTAAGGATTTGAAATGGATCATCTTAATCTGAATAATGattgtagccttttatctccttccgaTTATTTCATCCTAGACGCTCGCTGACTTTTCAGAGCTCTTTCGCCACGGTCGAAATACGATCTAACATGATTTAAACTTGTGAATTAGTATCTCGATATTTGGATTTGCATCtttggattttgatttggaatttgatttgatttttcataagcttcaactttcatgcttgtgaagctctttacaacttgtgaactctccaacgctttatccttgaggttgttgagctcatttgttgattcatttgaaacttgaaacttggatatttgatattttgcatcttagattttgacttggaacttgatttgatttttcataagcttcggctttcatgcttgtgaagctctttataacttgtgaactctccaacgctttatccttgaggttgttgagctcatttgttaattcatttgaaacttgaaacttggacatttgatcttttgcatcttagattttgatttggagtttgatttgatttttcataaactttcggctttcatgcttatGAAGctctttacaacttgtgaactttccaacgctttatccttgaggttgttgagctcatttgttgattcatttgaaatttgtatcttgaacttGATTTAGAACatgtttgatttttcataagcttcggcctctaggcttgtgaaactttttttgaaacttgtgaactcttcaacttcaactcttcatccttgaggttgttaggttcatttgttgaatttgcattctttgatttgatttgcaacttgacttgactttccataagcttcggcgTTTGGATTTGTAAAACTTTTATAACTTGTAAACTCTTCAACACTAtaatcttgaggttgttgagcccATCTGTTggtttatttgaaacttgaaacttggacatttgaatttgcattctttgattgatttggaacttgatttaacttttcataagcttcgccTTCAGGTtcgtgaaactttttgcaaattatgaactcttcaacgctttagtcTTGagattgttgagctcatttgttgattcatcattctttttttttatgccttGATTTCgatttgattttgttctttctttattctttttttttggttttagaaTGCTTCGCTTTTGAAGGTCTTGAAATTACTTCATCACTCCAAAAAGAGTCAATAGCCTCAAACAGGGTctatgagctcaaaaagagttttatgggttttttttttgaattttttcattactcctaagagagtcaatggcctcaaacagggtccatgagctcaaagagagttttaaggggtTTTAGAATCTTTTTATCACTTCTAAGAGAGTTTAagagttttggaatttttcatcactcctaataGAGTCGATGGCCTCAAATAAGGTCCATgggctcaaagagagttttaagagTTTTGGATTTTTCATcgctcctaagagagtcaattacctcaaacagggtccatgagctcaaagagagttttttaggttttggaatttttatcactcctaagagagtcaatggtctcaaacagggtccatgagctcaaatagttttaagggttttggaattttttttatcacttctaaaagagtcaatggcctcaaacaaagtccatgagctcaaagagtttaaaaaaaaagtttaaaaggTCTTCAAACTtgcaaatttatataaatgccCCTTGGCAAGAGAtaaatctcataatgtaattttttttttaattttttttttaccaaaatttccttcttattatttttttcactgaGAAACatgttcccttttttttattattattatttattatttttattatcttattattattttttgtatggaATTTCATAAGAGCATCTACTAATCTCTTAAGGCACGCCTCAAGATTTGTGCTAAGGTTACACTGGACTCCAATGACTCCTTGTCGATTTTTTAGATTCTGACAGGGTGGCAATGGCGGCATAAGCCATATATCATCACCACTGCATTGTTCTCCTTTTCATCCTTAACTAAGGTAGTGACAACGGCATAAGCCATATATCGTCACCACCACGTTgtcctcttttccatctttagCTAAGGTAGTGATGGCGGCATAAGCCATATATCGTCACCACCATGCTATCCACATTCTCATCCTTTGCctctttttttaacattttttgtGAGGGCGTCCACAGTGAGTAAAAATGAATAGCATGCATATACTCTTGTCTATGTGcatgatttaaaacaaaacatgcaGAGGAACGGGTCCCACTAAGAGACTAGCATCATtaatgaaagattttttttttcatggcatGGGCATAGGGTGTACAACCAGAACACATCTTATACATTTTGTATAGAGTTTCATCTACCTCATCAAGATGACATTTTTTCTATGGCATTATGCATGGGATTAACAACCataatatgtatgtatttattttgcatgaaatttcatCTAAGATTTTTCTTCATGGCATCTTGCATGGATTGAACCAAACCAAAACATGCTTACACATATACGTATTTGTATGAGATTTTATAAGATCATCTACCTTTTTGAAGTGATGAACTTCTCAAGGCTTATGAACGTGCTTGACGTGTGTGAAGGGGACATCACCATTGTCGGACATCTCCACAGGATCTTTCTTCGCCTTCATCTTCACAATAGAACTTTCTTGTTAAGTCCCATGCATATGGAATGACCTCAACGACGTTGCCGGTGTTGGCCTCCCCCTTGGTGCATGTAATGGTGACTTCCTCGTGGATGTGGCGGAGAACCTCACCAAGATCGCGGTAGATATGATGCCCGTCGGTGATGTTGAAGAGAGCTCAGTTGGAAGGAAAACACGAATGAAGTTTGGAAAGATAGGTAGAAATTCGGATGAAGAAATGAGCAAGAGAACCTCTGTCAAAAACATCCATGCCTTCTCCCAAGGCGGGCCCCACCATGAAAGAGAACCTTATTCATGCCTTGGGTTCTTTATCTCACCCCGGTCCCACCATAGAAGAGAGCCTCATTCTTTTTCCTCATACTTCAAACTTCACACTAGCATCAATATCATCATTCCAACATCTCTTTATTCGTGCATGCAAAGAGGTGGCAATGAGGAGGAGCGTGCTAAGGCAGCAAACAAGGTTGCCGAGTAACACTGTGGACACCATCGCACCGATTCTCTTCGTGGATTTTCGGAGAGGGAGACAGAGagaatacaatagaaagaaagagataGAAAGAGAAAATAAGAGAGAACATGCATCCTTTCTTCTTTAAATATAGTCCGGTTAAAGTTGGGAGTCTGGGATCAAAAAGGAGAGTCAATCTTTGGATATCAAGAGAGGATCGTTCAGCAGGCAAGAGAGAATTCTTAGAGTGAGAGAAAGAACTTGGGTAAAAGCATGAAGAAGCATAGAAGAACTCCCACGTGCATGATTTTTataccttcatcttcttcacccGGGTCCCGCATCAAGAGAAAAGCCTTTCATCCTTGTATGGCTATGctgacttcttttttttttaatattcccGGTCCCACCATGGAGAAGAGATCCTCCAATCATGCATCACCAtgccattttttatattttgttttccctGGCGGCCCCCACCATGGAGAAGAACTTAGCCCTCCCTTTTTTTCACCTCGGTCCCGGGCCCAATATGCATTATGcagttgagatttttttttaaccaaaaatctctctttattttttttttaaaatatccgtactttttttatttgaatttgattaGCATTATCCGAATAAGAAtcaaaatttctatttaaactctaattttaaatttatttatttatttatttaatccgAATTAGGATTAAATTCGAGtctctaaaattatttttatcattattattttttttattattattatttttttaccaccATCAAATTTCATTTAAACTCAGACTCAAAATTTTTTAGTCTGAGTAAAGATTGAATCGGGCTTTTATTaaaattcctctttttttttcaagcatGGATAAGcccaaaattttgtttatatttaaacatgaaTCATTATCCATCAACtttatttaaactttaaatttaatttttcttatttgagaAGAGATGATActtcaaattttattcaaattaaaactttttttttctatataaacagtCCCTCCAATTGAAGAATCTACCCTTTTGGTCTTTCTAGCTGATTaatcaaaaaggacaaaaatgtgcaaatacaaagCCCAAAAGGGCGGATTTTATAGCTAAAGATGAAAATTTGCAAATACGAAAACCAAAAAGTCAGATTTTATATTATAGGGACTGAAAGGGCGAAAAACGCAAAATAAAGGaaccattttaatatttataccTTAAAAAATGCaatgatgttttaattttgtacatatttttttataagaccGATTAGTCCCTACACTTTTCATAAAGACCAagaagcctttttttttttggtcagaGACTTACCTCTTAGTGCCTCTTTGAGAGCTGGTAATCACCAACTTTGAAACAAAAAATCAccaacattcaaacaaaaaacctATGAAAAAATCTGGTTTTTTTCTATTtgcttttcctttatttttctgtGTGCATAGAGGTTATGGcatcctcattttttttctaacaaattAGTAAGGTAATGTTTGTTTAGAGGgttttggagttacatgtaactcgaattatttgatttttaaaatccaaTGTTTAGTTCACAAGATTTCAACATCCCATATAACTCAGATTACATCAAATGAGAGATTTGGTTTTACAACCAAATTAGGCGTAAGACAAAATCCATTGTTTTTAGACTTCTTCACATGCATAACATTTGATCAACATATGACCAATTAATGAACAACAAGTATTGTCAAATATTTATGGACATTTTTGTTGagtgaaaaatttaaaaatatataataattaatataataataaaattaaatagttaaacttactgatatgataattaaaaccattaaataacatgctaaaaatttatgaaaagtttaaaaatactctatttgttgtattaataattaaattcaaaaattacaacatataataaaaaaagttaatagatatactaataaatttaataactaataaaattaatacataCTTAAAATCACTAAAATGATATTCAAAATTTTCGTAGATAAAAGATTTTCAAttctaaattttcaaattcaaccaaccaaatacaaaatcttATGATACATCTTCAattagatgtagttgaaaatgtaGTGGACTTTCAATTATAGTGTATTTGTAAATCCTTGAATTTAAAAATGCAGGAGAATcaaatttggtgtttggttaACTATATTTGGAAATGCTGGACttcagaattttgtgtttgtttgaaaggatttgtaaatctggattttgaaaacatgtgtttggttggatgtgtTTCTAGGATATAAAAACCTTTGGTAAGGTTACCccatattaaattattattaaatttaattaattataaaatgcacaattaaatgttattaaaaataacaaaaataattatggatGTAATCACTAATTTaacatataattatgttttaatgattataaatatcattattaattttaattttaattattataaatatcattattaattttaattaatataattaaatatttaaaataatatttaaatttaataacttttttatttacttaatatatattacGTAAATAATCTTTTTAAGTTCTTTTTAGGttctttttggatttttattatttaaataacgGGTACTTAACCCCGGCATCGGAGTCAAAATTTAGGttctaataattaaaacacaataattaattgatttagttatgataattaaaacacatataaaataattaattgaagatCTTTGTGTGTTCCTTCACACAAAAATGGCATAAATTCTGTTAGGGAAAAACAatgaacaagaaagaaaaaaaaaagccttcCCCAAGTAAAGCTCACCCTGAAAATCTCTTACTAACACCTACTCACcaacaaaattcaaaaccaaatcaaatcctTCAGacacatacaaaaaaaaaatcaacaaattccAAAAAAGCCATTACAGTGACTACAAATGCTTTCACATATCTTATGTCAAAGCTTCAATTTCATTCCCTTCAAGctacaatacaaaaaaaaaaagtaaagatcAGACAGCATTTCCAAAGATCTATATCTTAAATCAGCAATACACACACAAAATGGCACTAATCCAACATATAAAACCAAGCTTTATCTCTCAAATCGCAAAGCCACAAACACAAAAACCCATGCTTTGCTCACAAAATATAGATCAAAGCCAATAACAACCAAAATCAACCAATCCAGCAAACAATCCAAACACtcacatccaaaaaaaaatctcactttTACTTGAATTGAAACTTAAACCGCCAGATCTATGCTAGTGTTGGATTTTGGAGAAGGTAAAATAGTGACGGAGCTGCACCGATGTCCTAGTTGAAGAGCTCCAACAAGAACAGAGCTGCGCTAGCGTTGGTGTTGATGAGCTTCAACTCCTCAGAAGGGAGCTGCGCCAGTGTCCTAATAAAAGAGCTGAAATAAGAATGGAGTTGCGTTAGCGTTGGTGTTGACGAGCTTCAACTTCTCAGACTTCTCAAAAGCTGCCATTCTCACCTTTGTGTTGATGGAGTACTTAATCCCTCACGTGATGACATGTGAGCGATTTCAATGAACCCACAAAACtttggatttggttttacggtcaGTTTGACCGTAAACCAAAATCCTTGGTTGATGGTATTTCAAAATCCCATGACAAAAGAAATACTTCAAAACAATCAactgattttaaaataataagggatttggagttactgggaactccaaatcccttgaaacaaacaCACTCGCCAAACACTAGATTTCATTGCACTGTATTTTAAATCCCATGCatttccagttacattgtaaccAAAAATCCattgtatttataaatacattTAACCAAACACCACCTAAGTTTTGTTATTTCACGTGCCAATATTCTTCCCAAACCCATTcgatatcctttttttttctctcattgaTTTTGGATAAAGTATAATTCCTTGAACACtttttctactttttcaaacttaTCCTTTTAGTccatttagtttaaattataatattttaatctttttactattttaatttaatcatgtCGGTCCTCTTAAGCTCTAAACCTCAAGAAATGGGACTAACATGGCtcacttaaaaataatagaatgactaaaagattaaaatttaaagtaaatgactaaaaaagtaaatttaaaaaaatatagtgacAATTTAGAGAATTATACCTTTAAATAACTTTTGCCTTCTACATTTTGCTTAGTCTTCTTCAAAATATGTCACCGCAATTCTTTTATCAACTTGATCTTGTGCTTCTTATATCGTTCTTCTCCTTAGCTTCAACATCCAATATTTGACATTTACATTCATCAAACGAAGTTCTTTGTCATCCATAACTCTCAGATAAATATTTCCACATTATTGCCTTCTCCCCCTTCCCTTTTCCTTttcactttttaaaattttattcttggcaattttattttattccataTCGGCATAAGCTTTTTCTTACCCTTTATAgcttcatttattaaaaatttctagTTCTgcacacacaaaacaaataccaTATCACTATGTTTAGAGTTGTAAGCTAAGAATTTGTGCTTTTTCCCATTTGTGAAAAGCAGAGCTCCAACCAAGTTATGTTAAAGTGAGTTACACCATTCATGATGACAAAGGTATGTCATGGTGGATATTCAAAGGTGAAGGTTTTCAAGTAATGTGTGACATCCACCAAGTTTACAAAAGAGTGAGAATGACATTTTCATTAGTGATGTCAAGTGACACGTGCAACAGAAGATGccaatgcttttttttttaagatgtcTATGCTACTTGCTTAGAGATCCTCTCTAATAGCTGCTTGCATCACAGAAAATACTACAAATAGTAACTTGTATTGCACTATATACTAGTTACTACaataattgattataaattgTAAAAGGTTTAATTTCCATATAACAATGTAATATATCtgttggaaaagaaaaacaacacaaaatatagAGAGATGAAATGCAATAAACAAAATGTGtttcaatgaagaaaaacttTAAATCAATTACATGCAAACATAAAAACAGAGACAAAAAAATAAGTTGTCTAGAGAAAGACACAACTAATACTCtctagtatttttattccaccAACTATGAATATATACgtcatatttaaaaacaatacaaaGAGCATAATTACTCAGAGAATTTAATGCTAGAAAATCTTAACTAAACTAAAACTACTCAACAACCATTGATGGAGTCTTCTGACTATTATTTCCCAACGTGAAACTCCACACTATCCTCCATTTTGCTATGTTAGCTTTGATTATTTCCAACACCTTCCCTTAATTCAAAGCTGCACAATTCTTAATGATTTGTTTTGGAGCACTTCTTTCCAAACTTTAAACACCATAGAGCACTTCTCTCCATATTTCTAAAACTCATGAAGCACTTCTCTTCACTAGATGCACTTTTCGcaactaattttaaaaagaacttcttctttggTCACTTCTACTAAATTTGCACGTTCTTCATCCTTAAATCTACAATTTACTCATAAATGTCCAAATcctttgcacttgaaacattgaGGTTTTCCTTTGTGCCAACAATCTTTTTCTTCATGGCCTTGTTTCTTGCAATTGTCGCATTGGAGGTTCTACTTTTTCCTTTTGAAGATGAACTTTTGGCTAGATATGCTTCCTCAACTTTCTGTTCTACTCTTTCCTCTCTCATACTTCATCTTTGTTCCCGAGCTTGTAAAGCATTGATTAGTTCTGGCAAAGTGATTTGATTAATATCTCTTGAATCTCCTAGAGATGAAATTTTTGCCTCAAATCGTTCGAGCAAACTTACAAACACCTTCTCCACAACTCTACTATCAGGTAGCTCTTCTCCCATCAACCTGATTTTATTCACCACTATCATCAACCTGTCAAAT
This genomic window contains:
- the LOC120256368 gene encoding protein-tyrosine-phosphatase PTP1, giving the protein MAASSSALNSLPSGSSSSDAFNPSHLSSDPPPLIRLTPNQIKHCSEALAFFKKKLRSPAKISQEFDFLEGMRSREDEVSKKCSVAFQEVNLNKNRYMDILPFDSTRVVLNSTKDSKSLGTGYINANLITTTSMDKVSQFIATQGPLRETIDDFWEMVFQCHCPVIVMLTVLDKPKMMKKCADYFQEQNGPREFEKFIVLTKWTRTTKSSLVLCCLEVKKKQSEEALSVLHIQYPEWPDHGVPEGTLAVREIFKRIYHLPPNLGPIAVHCSAGIGRTGTYCAIHNTIQRILNGDMSSLDLIKTITDFRSQRMRMVQTVDQFFFCYAAIVDELEDLVSKSNY